In one window of Euwallacea fornicatus isolate EFF26 chromosome 19, ASM4011564v1, whole genome shotgun sequence DNA:
- the LOC136345333 gene encoding serine/threonine-protein phosphatase 2A regulatory subunit B'' subunit beta-like isoform X4, which produces MAAMARRRPGGGADAAEEDIAAIAKQISDTAEVIYQNWKSRNLAPADLIACHAAGDTDKLGSMLKPQPPVKPSIDLLAQAPNMDNNRLEKLVKNFVHEDKARLAAQAASKPMPTSIQYALQKFEKNAAPGVVENGFGGGVKNSPTTAGNMGKKLNNYGQMTIEQVALEEKRLINALKNGEIVKEEQTIEVPSRHIIREPEKSPEGITKWGLRSTPKRPEQQVPHPELTSTQRLHLRQSSANPVRPFLTRGSVAERVLIFERCPSDLLLDKRVRAHPVSQASKPQPSIKPLSLQHTTLQRHVRAHRNVNIPRFHYPAGKPGPPGQIETIRAKVKAVFAHIGERASREHFGAIAEACQLPLYWKTALYLAACADKGTCTLEQFMTFWQGMSASSHDAAARFVYILTRGRRQYLVPEDFIPLVQDVVETHPGLTFLKEATEFHSRYVHTVIARIYYCVNRSWSAKISVSELRRSNLLTVIQLLEEEEDINQITQFFSYEHFYVIYCKFWELDRDHDLFIDKQDLTRHNDHALSSRIIERIFCGCVTRGNKRRQEDSMSYTDFVWFLLSEEDKSHPTAIEYWFRCMDLDGDGYLSMYELEYFYEEQMQRMESIGIETLPFQDCLCQMLDMIKPKIPGKITLSDLKKCKMTPIFFDTFFNLEKYLDHEQRDPFASQRDHDLDGIEMSDWDRYASEEYELLVAEEGGNEGNDSISSDEANEELLSENLEEALEMSDESEGSI; this is translated from the exons ATGGCGGCAATGGCGAGACGTCGACCGGGGGGCGGCGCCGACGCCGCCGAAGAGGACATCGCCGCCATAGCCAAGCAGATTTCCGACACTGCCGAGGTCATTTACCAGAACTGGAAGTCAAGGAATTTGGCACCGGCAGATTTGATCGCGTGTCACGCAGCAGGGGACACCGACAAGTTGGG GTCGATGTTGAAGCCCCAGCCGCCGGTCAAGCCGTCCATCGACTTGCTGGCGCAGGCGCCCAATATGGACAATAACCGTCTTGAAAAACTAGTGAAGAATTTTGTGCACGAAGATAAAGCCCGGTTGGCGGCGCAAGCCGCCTCCAAGCCGATGCCCACCAGCATCCAGTATGCCTTGCAGAAGTTCGAGAAGAACGCCGCTCCCGGAGTGGTGGAAAACGGGTTCGGAGGCGGTGTCAAAAATTCGCCGACTACCGCAGGCAATATGGGAAAGAAACTTAATAATTACGGACAAATGACCATAGAACAA GTGGCATTGGAGGAAAAAAGGCTGATTAATGCCCTCAAAAACGGCGAGATTGTAAAAGAGGAACAGACGATTGAGGTACCCTCTAGGCACATTATCCGGGAGCCTGAAAAATCTCCCGAGGGGATCACCAAATGGGGCCTTAGGAGCACCCCGAAACGTCCGGAGCAACAG gTTCCTCATCCGGAATTGACTTCGACCCAAAGACTGCATCTACGCCAGTCCTCAGCGAATCCAGTGCGACCCTTTCTGACTAGGGGTTCTGTAGCTGAAAGAGTTCTAATTTTTGAGCGTTGTCCGAGCGATCTTTTGCTTGATAAAAGAGTGAGAGCACATCCGGTGTCACAAGCCAGCAAACCTCAG CCTTCCATTAAGCCCTTATCGCTACAACACACGACGTTACAGAGGCACGTTCGAGCCCATCGCAACGTCAACATACCGAGATTCCACTATCCGGCGGGCAAACCGGGTCCTCCGGGTCAAATCGAGACAATCAGAGCGAAGGTAAAGGCTGTCTTCGCACATATCGGTGAGAGGGCTTCCag AGAGCATTTTGGGGCGATAGCAGAGGCCTGCCAATTACCGCTCTATTGGAAAACTGCCCTGTATTTGGCCGCGTGTGCAGATAAAGGAACATGCACCCTCGAACAATTTATGACGTTTTGGCAAGG AATGTCTGCTAGTAGCCATGACGCAGCCGCCCGCTTTGTGTACATTCTTACTCGCGGGAGAAGGCAATATTTAGTCCCTGAGGACTTTATTCCTCTAGTCCAGGACGTAGTGGAAACCCATCCGGGCCTCACTTTTCTCAAGGAAGCTACTGAGTTTCACTCAAGATATGTTCACACAGTAATCGCCCGCATTTACTATTGTGTGAACCGATCTTGGTCTGCAAAAATCTCCGTTTCCGAGTTGAGACGCTCCAACTTGCTCACGGTGATCCAGTTACtcgaagaagaagaagacaTCAATCAAATCACGCAGTTTTTTAGTTACGAGCATTTCTACgtaatttattgcaaattttggGAGCTGGACCGGGACCATGATTTGTTCATCGACAAACAGGATTTGACGAGGCACAACGATCatg CTCTGTCCTCGCGCATAATTGAGCGCATTTTCTGCGGCTGTGTAACACGTGGCAATAAACGACGCCAGGAAGACAGCATGTCCTATACTGACTTCGTGTGGTTTTTGCTTAGCGAGGAGGACAAATCGCATCCCACCGCCATTGAGTACTGGTTCCGTTGTATGGATCTGGATGGTGATGggtatttatcaatgtatgaGCTGGAGTACTTTTATGAGGAGCAAATGCAGCGCATGGAGAGCATCGGCATCGAAACTTTACCTTTCCAG GATTGTCTTTGTCAAATGCTCGATATGATCAAACCAAAAATTCCCGGCAAGATTACTCTGAGCGATCTGAAGAAGTGCAAAATGACTCCAATTTTCTTCGATACTTTCTTCAATTTGGAGAAGTACCTAGACCACGAACAGAGAGATCCTTTTGCCTCACAGAGGGATCACGATCTTGACGGCATAGAG atgtcTGATTGGGATCGGTACGCCTCCGAGGAGTACGAGCTGTTGGTCGCAGAGGAAGGTGGAAATGAAGGCAACGACAGCAT cTCGTCCGATGAGGCCAACGAGGAATTGCTCTCAGAGAATCTCGAAGAGGCCTTGGAGATGTCCGATGAGAGCGAAGGCAGTATTTAA
- the LOC136345333 gene encoding serine/threonine-protein phosphatase 2A regulatory subunit B'' subunit alpha-like isoform X1, which translates to MAAMARRRPGGGADAAEEDIAAIAKQISDTAEVIYQNWKSRNLAPADLIACHAAGDTDKLGSMLKPQPPVKPSIDLLAQAPNMDNNRLEKLVKNFVHEDKARLAAQAASKPMPTSIQYALQKFEKNAAPGVVENGFGGGVKNSPTTAGNMGKKLNNYGQMTIEQTYPSPLNKLTHTATPTPKPQISPKPPHLSDTIEMTLPPDLNPAGLQTWPLKNRVIGTDKVSGKKSVTGNSIPTPYGGHSNGSAPSNGSPTLGRFGSGYLQSRENSNAQGYSTLPSRVSKTTIDEVALEEKRLINALKNGEIVKEEQTIEVPSRHIIREPEKSPEGITKWGLRSTPKRPEQQVPHPELTSTQRLHLRQSSANPVRPFLTRGSVAERVLIFERCPSDLLLDKRVRAHPVSQASKPQPSIKPLSLQHTTLQRHVRAHRNVNIPRFHYPAGKPGPPGQIETIRAKVKAVFAHIGERASREHFGAIAEACQLPLYWKTALYLAACADKGTCTLEQFMTFWQGMSASSHDAAARFVYILTRGRRQYLVPEDFIPLVQDVVETHPGLTFLKEATEFHSRYVHTVIARIYYCVNRSWSAKISVSELRRSNLLTVIQLLEEEEDINQITQFFSYEHFYVIYCKFWELDRDHDLFIDKQDLTRHNDHALSSRIIERIFCGCVTRGNKRRQEDSMSYTDFVWFLLSEEDKSHPTAIEYWFRCMDLDGDGYLSMYELEYFYEEQMQRMESIGIETLPFQDCLCQMLDMIKPKIPGKITLSDLKKCKMTPIFFDTFFNLEKYLDHEQRDPFASQRDHDLDGIEMSDWDRYASEEYELLVAEEGGNEGNDSISSDEANEELLSENLEEALEMSDESEGSI; encoded by the exons ATGGCGGCAATGGCGAGACGTCGACCGGGGGGCGGCGCCGACGCCGCCGAAGAGGACATCGCCGCCATAGCCAAGCAGATTTCCGACACTGCCGAGGTCATTTACCAGAACTGGAAGTCAAGGAATTTGGCACCGGCAGATTTGATCGCGTGTCACGCAGCAGGGGACACCGACAAGTTGGG GTCGATGTTGAAGCCCCAGCCGCCGGTCAAGCCGTCCATCGACTTGCTGGCGCAGGCGCCCAATATGGACAATAACCGTCTTGAAAAACTAGTGAAGAATTTTGTGCACGAAGATAAAGCCCGGTTGGCGGCGCAAGCCGCCTCCAAGCCGATGCCCACCAGCATCCAGTATGCCTTGCAGAAGTTCGAGAAGAACGCCGCTCCCGGAGTGGTGGAAAACGGGTTCGGAGGCGGTGTCAAAAATTCGCCGACTACCGCAGGCAATATGGGAAAGAAACTTAATAATTACGGACAAATGACCATAGAACAA acTTACCCGTCACCACTGAACAAACTCACCCACACTGCTACACCCACCCCAAAACCGCAAATATCCCCCAAACCGCCCCACCTGTCGGACACCATAGAAATGACCTTACCCCCCGATTTGAACCCAGCTGGGCTGCAGACGTGGCCCCTGAAAAATCGCGTTATCGGCACCGATAAAGTGTCGGGCAAAAAGTCCGTTACCGGCAACAGCATACCCACCCCCTATGGGGGTCATAGCAATGGTTCCGCCCCCAGTAATGGGTCTCCTACACTGGGTCGGTTCGGAAGTGGGTATTTGCAGAGCAGGGAAAACAGTAATGCTCAGGGATATAGTACTCTACCCTCGAGGGTGTCCAAGACTACCATTGATGAG GTGGCATTGGAGGAAAAAAGGCTGATTAATGCCCTCAAAAACGGCGAGATTGTAAAAGAGGAACAGACGATTGAGGTACCCTCTAGGCACATTATCCGGGAGCCTGAAAAATCTCCCGAGGGGATCACCAAATGGGGCCTTAGGAGCACCCCGAAACGTCCGGAGCAACAG gTTCCTCATCCGGAATTGACTTCGACCCAAAGACTGCATCTACGCCAGTCCTCAGCGAATCCAGTGCGACCCTTTCTGACTAGGGGTTCTGTAGCTGAAAGAGTTCTAATTTTTGAGCGTTGTCCGAGCGATCTTTTGCTTGATAAAAGAGTGAGAGCACATCCGGTGTCACAAGCCAGCAAACCTCAG CCTTCCATTAAGCCCTTATCGCTACAACACACGACGTTACAGAGGCACGTTCGAGCCCATCGCAACGTCAACATACCGAGATTCCACTATCCGGCGGGCAAACCGGGTCCTCCGGGTCAAATCGAGACAATCAGAGCGAAGGTAAAGGCTGTCTTCGCACATATCGGTGAGAGGGCTTCCag AGAGCATTTTGGGGCGATAGCAGAGGCCTGCCAATTACCGCTCTATTGGAAAACTGCCCTGTATTTGGCCGCGTGTGCAGATAAAGGAACATGCACCCTCGAACAATTTATGACGTTTTGGCAAGG AATGTCTGCTAGTAGCCATGACGCAGCCGCCCGCTTTGTGTACATTCTTACTCGCGGGAGAAGGCAATATTTAGTCCCTGAGGACTTTATTCCTCTAGTCCAGGACGTAGTGGAAACCCATCCGGGCCTCACTTTTCTCAAGGAAGCTACTGAGTTTCACTCAAGATATGTTCACACAGTAATCGCCCGCATTTACTATTGTGTGAACCGATCTTGGTCTGCAAAAATCTCCGTTTCCGAGTTGAGACGCTCCAACTTGCTCACGGTGATCCAGTTACtcgaagaagaagaagacaTCAATCAAATCACGCAGTTTTTTAGTTACGAGCATTTCTACgtaatttattgcaaattttggGAGCTGGACCGGGACCATGATTTGTTCATCGACAAACAGGATTTGACGAGGCACAACGATCatg CTCTGTCCTCGCGCATAATTGAGCGCATTTTCTGCGGCTGTGTAACACGTGGCAATAAACGACGCCAGGAAGACAGCATGTCCTATACTGACTTCGTGTGGTTTTTGCTTAGCGAGGAGGACAAATCGCATCCCACCGCCATTGAGTACTGGTTCCGTTGTATGGATCTGGATGGTGATGggtatttatcaatgtatgaGCTGGAGTACTTTTATGAGGAGCAAATGCAGCGCATGGAGAGCATCGGCATCGAAACTTTACCTTTCCAG GATTGTCTTTGTCAAATGCTCGATATGATCAAACCAAAAATTCCCGGCAAGATTACTCTGAGCGATCTGAAGAAGTGCAAAATGACTCCAATTTTCTTCGATACTTTCTTCAATTTGGAGAAGTACCTAGACCACGAACAGAGAGATCCTTTTGCCTCACAGAGGGATCACGATCTTGACGGCATAGAG atgtcTGATTGGGATCGGTACGCCTCCGAGGAGTACGAGCTGTTGGTCGCAGAGGAAGGTGGAAATGAAGGCAACGACAGCAT cTCGTCCGATGAGGCCAACGAGGAATTGCTCTCAGAGAATCTCGAAGAGGCCTTGGAGATGTCCGATGAGAGCGAAGGCAGTATTTAA
- the Fdx2 gene encoding adrenodoxin-like protein 2, mitochondrial: MSLSALKCISHLTRPFMNSFKSSIRCVAASQPSGQPALAKKEVEITFIKANGARVKAKGKIGDSLLDVVINNDLDFDGFGACEGTLTCSTCHLIFQKSTFDALPNKPTEEELDMLDLAYDLTDSSRLGCQVIVNEDFEGLEIKVPATINDARS, from the exons ATGTCTCTCAGTGCCTTAAAATGCATTTCACATTTGACAAGACCCTTCATGAATAGTTTCAAAAGTAGTATCAGATGTGTGGCTGCTAGTCAACCTTCTGGTCAGCCAGCTTTGGCTAAAAAAGA AGTTGAAATAACATTCATTAAAGCCAATGGTGCTAGAGTCAAAGCTAAAGGAAAAATTGGAGATTCATTACTAGATGTTGTAATCAATAATGATTTGGATTTTGATGGGTTTGGAGCCTGTGAAg GAACTCTTACTTGTTCCACTTGtcatttaattttccaaaagaGCACATTTGATGCCCTACCTAATAAGCCAACAGAGGAAGAGTTAGATATGTTGGACTTGGCCTATGACTTGACTGACAGTTCTCGATTGGGTTGTCAAGTGATTGTAAATGAAGATTTTGAGGGTTTGGAAATTAAAGTACCTGCCACCATTAATGATGCTAGAAGCTAA
- the LOC136345333 gene encoding serine/threonine-protein phosphatase 2A regulatory subunit B'' subunit delta-like isoform X3 translates to MLKPQPPVKPSIDLLAQAPNMDNNRLEKLVKNFVHEDKARLAAQAASKPMPTSIQYALQKFEKNAAPGVVENGFGGGVKNSPTTAGNMGKKLNNYGQMTIEQTYPSPLNKLTHTATPTPKPQISPKPPHLSDTIEMTLPPDLNPAGLQTWPLKNRVIGTDKVSGKKSVTGNSIPTPYGGHSNGSAPSNGSPTLGRFGSGYLQSRENSNAQGYSTLPSRVSKTTIDEVALEEKRLINALKNGEIVKEEQTIEVPSRHIIREPEKSPEGITKWGLRSTPKRPEQQVPHPELTSTQRLHLRQSSANPVRPFLTRGSVAERVLIFERCPSDLLLDKRVRAHPVSQASKPQPSIKPLSLQHTTLQRHVRAHRNVNIPRFHYPAGKPGPPGQIETIRAKVKAVFAHIGERASREHFGAIAEACQLPLYWKTALYLAACADKGTCTLEQFMTFWQGMSASSHDAAARFVYILTRGRRQYLVPEDFIPLVQDVVETHPGLTFLKEATEFHSRYVHTVIARIYYCVNRSWSAKISVSELRRSNLLTVIQLLEEEEDINQITQFFSYEHFYVIYCKFWELDRDHDLFIDKQDLTRHNDHALSSRIIERIFCGCVTRGNKRRQEDSMSYTDFVWFLLSEEDKSHPTAIEYWFRCMDLDGDGYLSMYELEYFYEEQMQRMESIGIETLPFQDCLCQMLDMIKPKIPGKITLSDLKKCKMTPIFFDTFFNLEKYLDHEQRDPFASQRDHDLDGIEMSDWDRYASEEYELLVAEEGGNEGNDSISSDEANEELLSENLEEALEMSDESEGSI, encoded by the exons ATGTTGAAGCCCCAGCCGCCGGTCAAGCCGTCCATCGACTTGCTGGCGCAGGCGCCCAATATGGACAATAACCGTCTTGAAAAACTAGTGAAGAATTTTGTGCACGAAGATAAAGCCCGGTTGGCGGCGCAAGCCGCCTCCAAGCCGATGCCCACCAGCATCCAGTATGCCTTGCAGAAGTTCGAGAAGAACGCCGCTCCCGGAGTGGTGGAAAACGGGTTCGGAGGCGGTGTCAAAAATTCGCCGACTACCGCAGGCAATATGGGAAAGAAACTTAATAATTACGGACAAATGACCATAGAACAA acTTACCCGTCACCACTGAACAAACTCACCCACACTGCTACACCCACCCCAAAACCGCAAATATCCCCCAAACCGCCCCACCTGTCGGACACCATAGAAATGACCTTACCCCCCGATTTGAACCCAGCTGGGCTGCAGACGTGGCCCCTGAAAAATCGCGTTATCGGCACCGATAAAGTGTCGGGCAAAAAGTCCGTTACCGGCAACAGCATACCCACCCCCTATGGGGGTCATAGCAATGGTTCCGCCCCCAGTAATGGGTCTCCTACACTGGGTCGGTTCGGAAGTGGGTATTTGCAGAGCAGGGAAAACAGTAATGCTCAGGGATATAGTACTCTACCCTCGAGGGTGTCCAAGACTACCATTGATGAG GTGGCATTGGAGGAAAAAAGGCTGATTAATGCCCTCAAAAACGGCGAGATTGTAAAAGAGGAACAGACGATTGAGGTACCCTCTAGGCACATTATCCGGGAGCCTGAAAAATCTCCCGAGGGGATCACCAAATGGGGCCTTAGGAGCACCCCGAAACGTCCGGAGCAACAG gTTCCTCATCCGGAATTGACTTCGACCCAAAGACTGCATCTACGCCAGTCCTCAGCGAATCCAGTGCGACCCTTTCTGACTAGGGGTTCTGTAGCTGAAAGAGTTCTAATTTTTGAGCGTTGTCCGAGCGATCTTTTGCTTGATAAAAGAGTGAGAGCACATCCGGTGTCACAAGCCAGCAAACCTCAG CCTTCCATTAAGCCCTTATCGCTACAACACACGACGTTACAGAGGCACGTTCGAGCCCATCGCAACGTCAACATACCGAGATTCCACTATCCGGCGGGCAAACCGGGTCCTCCGGGTCAAATCGAGACAATCAGAGCGAAGGTAAAGGCTGTCTTCGCACATATCGGTGAGAGGGCTTCCag AGAGCATTTTGGGGCGATAGCAGAGGCCTGCCAATTACCGCTCTATTGGAAAACTGCCCTGTATTTGGCCGCGTGTGCAGATAAAGGAACATGCACCCTCGAACAATTTATGACGTTTTGGCAAGG AATGTCTGCTAGTAGCCATGACGCAGCCGCCCGCTTTGTGTACATTCTTACTCGCGGGAGAAGGCAATATTTAGTCCCTGAGGACTTTATTCCTCTAGTCCAGGACGTAGTGGAAACCCATCCGGGCCTCACTTTTCTCAAGGAAGCTACTGAGTTTCACTCAAGATATGTTCACACAGTAATCGCCCGCATTTACTATTGTGTGAACCGATCTTGGTCTGCAAAAATCTCCGTTTCCGAGTTGAGACGCTCCAACTTGCTCACGGTGATCCAGTTACtcgaagaagaagaagacaTCAATCAAATCACGCAGTTTTTTAGTTACGAGCATTTCTACgtaatttattgcaaattttggGAGCTGGACCGGGACCATGATTTGTTCATCGACAAACAGGATTTGACGAGGCACAACGATCatg CTCTGTCCTCGCGCATAATTGAGCGCATTTTCTGCGGCTGTGTAACACGTGGCAATAAACGACGCCAGGAAGACAGCATGTCCTATACTGACTTCGTGTGGTTTTTGCTTAGCGAGGAGGACAAATCGCATCCCACCGCCATTGAGTACTGGTTCCGTTGTATGGATCTGGATGGTGATGggtatttatcaatgtatgaGCTGGAGTACTTTTATGAGGAGCAAATGCAGCGCATGGAGAGCATCGGCATCGAAACTTTACCTTTCCAG GATTGTCTTTGTCAAATGCTCGATATGATCAAACCAAAAATTCCCGGCAAGATTACTCTGAGCGATCTGAAGAAGTGCAAAATGACTCCAATTTTCTTCGATACTTTCTTCAATTTGGAGAAGTACCTAGACCACGAACAGAGAGATCCTTTTGCCTCACAGAGGGATCACGATCTTGACGGCATAGAG atgtcTGATTGGGATCGGTACGCCTCCGAGGAGTACGAGCTGTTGGTCGCAGAGGAAGGTGGAAATGAAGGCAACGACAGCAT cTCGTCCGATGAGGCCAACGAGGAATTGCTCTCAGAGAATCTCGAAGAGGCCTTGGAGATGTCCGATGAGAGCGAAGGCAGTATTTAA
- the LOC136345333 gene encoding uncharacterized protein isoform X2: protein MAAMARRRPGGGADAAEEDIAAIAKQISDTAEVIYQNWKSRNLAPADLIACHAAGDTDKLGSMLKPQPPVKPSIDLLAQAPNMDNNRLEKLVKNFVHEDKARLAAQAASKPMPTSIQYALQKFEKNAAPGVVENGFGGGVKNSPTTAGNMGKKLNNYGQMTIEQTYPSPLNKLTHTATPTPKPQISPKPPHLSDTIEMTLPPDLNPAGLQTWPLKNRVIGTDKVSGKKSVTGNSIPTPYGGHSNGSAPSNGSPTLGRFGSGYLQSRENSNAQGYSTLPSRVSKTTIDEVALEEKRLINALKNGEIVKEEQTIEVPSRHIIREPEKSPEGITKWGLRSTPKRPEQQVPHPELTSTQRLHLRQSSANPVRPFLTRGSVAERVLIFERCPSDLLLDKRVRAHPVSQASKPQPSIKPLSLQHTTLQRHVRAHRNVNIPRFHYPAGKPGPPGQIETIRAKVKAVFAHIGERASREHFGAIAEACQLPLYWKTALYLAACADKGTCTLEQFMTFWQGMSASSHDAAARFVYILTRGRRQYLVPEDFIPLVQDVVETHPGLTFLKEATEFHSRYVHTVIARIYYCVNRSWSAKISVSELRRSNLLTVIQLLEEEEDINQITQFFSYEHFYVIYCKFWELDRDHDLFIDKQDLTRHNDHALSSRIIERIFCGCVTRGNKRRQEDSMSYTDFVWFLLSEEDKSHPTAIEYWFRCMDLDGDGYLSMYELEYFYEEQMQRMESIGIETLPFQDCLCQMLDMIKPKIPGKITLSDLKKCKMTPIFFDTFFNLEKYLDHEQRDPFASQRDHDLDGIEMSDWDRYASEEYELLVAEEGGNEGNDSMEYECGYNRLVR from the exons ATGGCGGCAATGGCGAGACGTCGACCGGGGGGCGGCGCCGACGCCGCCGAAGAGGACATCGCCGCCATAGCCAAGCAGATTTCCGACACTGCCGAGGTCATTTACCAGAACTGGAAGTCAAGGAATTTGGCACCGGCAGATTTGATCGCGTGTCACGCAGCAGGGGACACCGACAAGTTGGG GTCGATGTTGAAGCCCCAGCCGCCGGTCAAGCCGTCCATCGACTTGCTGGCGCAGGCGCCCAATATGGACAATAACCGTCTTGAAAAACTAGTGAAGAATTTTGTGCACGAAGATAAAGCCCGGTTGGCGGCGCAAGCCGCCTCCAAGCCGATGCCCACCAGCATCCAGTATGCCTTGCAGAAGTTCGAGAAGAACGCCGCTCCCGGAGTGGTGGAAAACGGGTTCGGAGGCGGTGTCAAAAATTCGCCGACTACCGCAGGCAATATGGGAAAGAAACTTAATAATTACGGACAAATGACCATAGAACAA acTTACCCGTCACCACTGAACAAACTCACCCACACTGCTACACCCACCCCAAAACCGCAAATATCCCCCAAACCGCCCCACCTGTCGGACACCATAGAAATGACCTTACCCCCCGATTTGAACCCAGCTGGGCTGCAGACGTGGCCCCTGAAAAATCGCGTTATCGGCACCGATAAAGTGTCGGGCAAAAAGTCCGTTACCGGCAACAGCATACCCACCCCCTATGGGGGTCATAGCAATGGTTCCGCCCCCAGTAATGGGTCTCCTACACTGGGTCGGTTCGGAAGTGGGTATTTGCAGAGCAGGGAAAACAGTAATGCTCAGGGATATAGTACTCTACCCTCGAGGGTGTCCAAGACTACCATTGATGAG GTGGCATTGGAGGAAAAAAGGCTGATTAATGCCCTCAAAAACGGCGAGATTGTAAAAGAGGAACAGACGATTGAGGTACCCTCTAGGCACATTATCCGGGAGCCTGAAAAATCTCCCGAGGGGATCACCAAATGGGGCCTTAGGAGCACCCCGAAACGTCCGGAGCAACAG gTTCCTCATCCGGAATTGACTTCGACCCAAAGACTGCATCTACGCCAGTCCTCAGCGAATCCAGTGCGACCCTTTCTGACTAGGGGTTCTGTAGCTGAAAGAGTTCTAATTTTTGAGCGTTGTCCGAGCGATCTTTTGCTTGATAAAAGAGTGAGAGCACATCCGGTGTCACAAGCCAGCAAACCTCAG CCTTCCATTAAGCCCTTATCGCTACAACACACGACGTTACAGAGGCACGTTCGAGCCCATCGCAACGTCAACATACCGAGATTCCACTATCCGGCGGGCAAACCGGGTCCTCCGGGTCAAATCGAGACAATCAGAGCGAAGGTAAAGGCTGTCTTCGCACATATCGGTGAGAGGGCTTCCag AGAGCATTTTGGGGCGATAGCAGAGGCCTGCCAATTACCGCTCTATTGGAAAACTGCCCTGTATTTGGCCGCGTGTGCAGATAAAGGAACATGCACCCTCGAACAATTTATGACGTTTTGGCAAGG AATGTCTGCTAGTAGCCATGACGCAGCCGCCCGCTTTGTGTACATTCTTACTCGCGGGAGAAGGCAATATTTAGTCCCTGAGGACTTTATTCCTCTAGTCCAGGACGTAGTGGAAACCCATCCGGGCCTCACTTTTCTCAAGGAAGCTACTGAGTTTCACTCAAGATATGTTCACACAGTAATCGCCCGCATTTACTATTGTGTGAACCGATCTTGGTCTGCAAAAATCTCCGTTTCCGAGTTGAGACGCTCCAACTTGCTCACGGTGATCCAGTTACtcgaagaagaagaagacaTCAATCAAATCACGCAGTTTTTTAGTTACGAGCATTTCTACgtaatttattgcaaattttggGAGCTGGACCGGGACCATGATTTGTTCATCGACAAACAGGATTTGACGAGGCACAACGATCatg CTCTGTCCTCGCGCATAATTGAGCGCATTTTCTGCGGCTGTGTAACACGTGGCAATAAACGACGCCAGGAAGACAGCATGTCCTATACTGACTTCGTGTGGTTTTTGCTTAGCGAGGAGGACAAATCGCATCCCACCGCCATTGAGTACTGGTTCCGTTGTATGGATCTGGATGGTGATGggtatttatcaatgtatgaGCTGGAGTACTTTTATGAGGAGCAAATGCAGCGCATGGAGAGCATCGGCATCGAAACTTTACCTTTCCAG GATTGTCTTTGTCAAATGCTCGATATGATCAAACCAAAAATTCCCGGCAAGATTACTCTGAGCGATCTGAAGAAGTGCAAAATGACTCCAATTTTCTTCGATACTTTCTTCAATTTGGAGAAGTACCTAGACCACGAACAGAGAGATCCTTTTGCCTCACAGAGGGATCACGATCTTGACGGCATAGAG atgtcTGATTGGGATCGGTACGCCTCCGAGGAGTACGAGCTGTTGGTCGCAGAGGAAGGTGGAAATGAAGGCAACGACAGCAT GGAATACGAATGTGGCTATAATAGG cTCGTCCGATGA